A window of Rhododendron vialii isolate Sample 1 chromosome 13a, ASM3025357v1 contains these coding sequences:
- the LOC131312928 gene encoding U3 snoRNP-associated protein-like EMB2271: MKDKNLKRKKASAQKGPKTGKRIFSINSDPFFDTESKRGRKIDNDEDIESSEDEDFDDERSRGEDKAAEEEEETAAEKRKKVAEAHLEKIRAVVKREMEEEEEREGSEGEEREGERDSLVAQILLQEQMEESGRVRRLIASRVQKPETSDGFRVLVKHRQSVNAVALSEDDLRGFSASKDGTIIHWDVDSGKTEKYLWPSEEILKSHGAKDPQGRAVKKHSKQVLSLAVSSDGRYLASGGLDRHIHLWDTRTREHIQAFPGHRGPVSCLTFRQGSSELFSGSFDRTIKIWNAEDRAYINTLFGHQSEVLTIDCLRKERVLTVGRDRAMHLFKVPEESRLVFRAPASSLECGCFINNDEFLSGSDDGSIEHWSVLRKKPVHIVKNAHALVTSHMLEQSENERLANGQIENGSQIPANHCCSSACSWVSSISVCRSSDVAASGAGNGFVRLWAIESESKGIRPLFELPLVGFVNSLAFAKSGQFLVAGVGQEPRLGRWGRFPAARNGVLVHPLKLS, encoded by the exons ATGAAGGACAAGAATCTGAAGAGGAAGAAAGCTTCGGCTCAAAAGGGTCCGAAAACAGGAAAACGAATATTCTCAATCAATAGCGACCCATTCTTTGACACCGAATCGAAGCGTGGCAGAAAAATTGACAATGACGAGGACATAGAGAGCAGCGAAGACGAGGATTTTGACGATGAGAGGTCACGAGGAGAGGACaaggcggcggaggaggaggaagagacgGCGgcagagaagaggaagaaggtgGCGGAGGCGCACTTGGAGAAGATAAGGGCGGTAgtgaagagagagatggaggaggaggaggagagggaaggGAGCGAGGGGGAGGAGAGGGAAGGGGAGAGGGATTCGCTCGTGGCGCAGATTCTGCTGCAGGAGCAGATGGAGGAGAGCGGGCGCGTTCGGAGATTGATCGCTTCTAG GGTTCAGAAACCAGAAACCAGTGATGGATTTCGGGTCCTAGTGAAGCACCGGCAATCTGTCAATGCTGTAGCTTTGTCTGAGGATGACTTAAGGGGATTTTCAGCTTCCAAGGACGGCACTATTATTCATTGGGATGTAGATAGTGGGAAAACTGAAAAATACCTTTGGCCAAGTGAGGAAATTCTGAAGTCACATGGTGCAAAAGATCCACAAGGCCGAGCTGTAAAAAAGCATAGCAAGCAAGTTTTGTCCTTGGCTGTCAGCTCCGATGGTCGTTACTTGGCGAGTGGAGGCTTAGATCGTCACATCCATTTATGGGATACCCGCACTCGAGAACATATTCAG GCTTTTCCAGGTCATCGAGGGCCCGTGTCATGTTTGACATTTAGGCAAGGAAGTTCAGAATTATTTTCAGGATCATTTGATCGAACGATTAAGATATGGAATGCAGAAGATAGAGCTTACATAAACACATTATTCGGTCACCAAAGTGAAGTGTTAACAATCGATTGCCTGAGGAAAGAACGGGTTTTGACTGTGGGACGTGATCGGGCTATGCACTTGTTCAAG GTTCCGGAGGAGTCACGGTTGGTGTTTCGTGCTCCGGCATCGTCTCTAGAATGCGGGTGTTTTATTAATAATGATGAGTTCTTATCGGGCTCAGATGACGGAAGTATTGAGCATTGGAGTGTTTTGCGGAAGAAGCCTGTTCACATTGTGAAAAATGCCCATGCATTGGTAACTTCTCACATGTTAGAGCAAAGTGAGAATGAAAGACTAGCCAATGGCCAAATAG AAAATGGGTCCCAGATTCCTGCAAACCATTGTTGTTCATCAGCATGTTCGTGGGTTAGTTCTATCTCTGTATGTAGAAGCAGCGATGTAGCTGCTTCAGGAGCCGGTAATGGCTTTGTTCGTCTTTGGGCAATTGAAAGCGAATCCAAAGGCATAAGGCCCTTGTTTGAGCTTCCACTG GTTGGGTTTGTAAATTCCTTGGCTTTTGCAAAATCCGGACAGTTCTTGGTTGCTGGAGTTGGGCAG